Proteins encoded by one window of Modestobacter marinus:
- a CDS encoding penicillin-binding protein, translating to MQVIAAAGRRPREGQPWLLPAAEPAAARPRRRGVVLLRLLLALVVAGGLVAGVVAPWIGGASALAQQGAALVRPLETAAVDTRLPGNTRVLAADGSLITEFYSRNRNPLTGEQIAPVMKDALIAIEDARFRDHPGVDSRGLLRALARNIAAGEVAEGGSTITQQLVKQLRLQMAEDADGRAAATADTVGRKLREAQIALAVEAQYSKDEILTRYLNTVYFGNGAYGVAAAAQRYFGTTADQLTAAQAAMLAGLVRSPAYYDPVTAPEPTKQRRDLVLRRMAEVGLLDQAAADAATAEPLGVIDGGSAPNGCTEATIGGFFCGHLLKVLTEQYGLTTEQLQAGGLTVRTTLDPVLQRAGDAAVVQTLALDDPRAAVYVNVEPGTGRVLAMSVNRTYGLDEADPTQTTVDLPAAAGQGAGSTYKVFTAAAALEQGFGLDFQLRTPDPYVSEVYRDGDGPYDVENAGNYPRRLDMEQALYRSSNTYFLALEDALGSVEAPVRVAQRLGLASLDPIADQVIAENRGSFTFGAEPTSPLALANAYATLAARGTHCEPRLVEAIVDRAGEPLAGPDGQPLVGGPQCTPEVIAPGIADTLTHALRKDVEPGFPGQTGRRAYVPGHQIAGKTGTSQGNYSVTFVGYTPQLAASVMVYDPVRNQDVGGFGGGKAATIWHDAMAPVLTSRPVAAFPPPDPQYLRSERATVPGGCVGAWADWCRGLLAERGFQVVRQVVDGARPAGRVVGLSPSGGRSVPPGGQVTILVSNGADYAPPPPVRRPAPQPEPAPQPAPEPRPEPTPEPSPVLAPEPAPAPEPAPEPTPVPEPTPSPTPDPSPTPDPSPTPDPTPVPDPTPVADPTPTPSPEPTPEPTPEPGPAPTPAPEPQPDPAPVPEPTPAPAPEPAPEPGPAPAPQPTPDAAPEPVPAP from the coding sequence GTGCAGGTCATCGCCGCAGCAGGACGTCGGCCCCGGGAGGGGCAGCCCTGGCTGTTGCCGGCGGCCGAGCCGGCCGCTGCGCGTCCACGGCGTCGCGGCGTCGTCCTGCTCCGCCTGCTCCTCGCCCTCGTGGTCGCCGGCGGGCTGGTCGCCGGGGTCGTCGCGCCCTGGATCGGCGGGGCGAGCGCGCTGGCCCAGCAGGGTGCCGCCCTCGTACGCCCGCTGGAGACCGCCGCCGTCGACACCCGGCTGCCGGGCAACACCCGCGTCCTCGCCGCGGACGGCTCGCTGATCACCGAGTTCTACTCGCGCAACCGGAACCCGCTCACCGGCGAGCAGATCGCACCGGTGATGAAGGACGCGCTGATCGCCATCGAGGACGCCCGGTTCCGCGACCACCCGGGGGTGGACTCCCGCGGGCTGCTGCGCGCGCTGGCGCGCAACATCGCCGCCGGCGAAGTCGCCGAGGGCGGGTCGACGATCACCCAGCAGCTGGTCAAGCAGCTGCGGCTGCAGATGGCCGAGGACGCCGACGGGCGGGCCGCGGCGACGGCGGACACCGTCGGCCGCAAGCTGCGGGAGGCGCAGATCGCCCTGGCGGTGGAGGCGCAGTACAGCAAGGACGAGATCCTCACCCGCTACCTGAACACCGTGTACTTCGGCAACGGCGCCTACGGGGTCGCCGCCGCCGCGCAGCGCTACTTCGGCACCACCGCCGACCAGCTGACCGCCGCCCAGGCCGCGATGCTGGCCGGGCTGGTCCGCAGCCCGGCCTACTACGACCCGGTGACCGCACCCGAGCCGACGAAGCAGCGCCGGGACCTCGTCCTGCGCCGCATGGCCGAGGTCGGCCTGCTCGACCAGGCCGCCGCGGACGCCGCCACGGCCGAGCCGCTGGGCGTCATCGACGGCGGCAGCGCCCCCAACGGGTGCACCGAGGCGACCATCGGCGGCTTCTTCTGCGGGCACCTGCTGAAGGTGCTCACCGAGCAGTACGGCCTGACCACCGAGCAGCTGCAGGCCGGCGGGCTGACCGTGCGGACCACCCTGGACCCGGTCCTGCAGCGGGCCGGGGACGCCGCCGTGGTGCAGACCCTGGCGCTGGACGACCCCCGCGCGGCCGTCTACGTCAACGTCGAGCCCGGTACCGGCCGGGTGCTGGCCATGTCGGTCAACCGCACCTACGGGCTCGACGAGGCCGACCCGACCCAGACCACGGTCGACCTCCCGGCCGCCGCCGGCCAGGGCGCCGGCTCCACCTACAAGGTCTTCACCGCCGCCGCCGCGCTGGAGCAGGGCTTCGGCCTGGACTTCCAGCTGCGGACGCCGGACCCCTACGTCTCCGAGGTCTACCGCGACGGGGACGGCCCCTACGACGTCGAGAACGCCGGCAACTACCCGCGCCGGCTGGACATGGAGCAGGCCCTCTACCGCTCCTCCAACACCTACTTCCTCGCCCTGGAGGACGCGCTGGGCAGCGTCGAGGCGCCGGTCCGGGTGGCCCAGCGGCTCGGGCTGGCCAGCCTCGACCCGATCGCCGACCAGGTCATCGCGGAGAACCGGGGCTCGTTCACCTTCGGCGCCGAGCCGACCAGCCCGCTGGCCCTGGCCAACGCCTACGCCACCCTCGCCGCTCGCGGCACGCACTGCGAGCCCCGGCTGGTCGAGGCCATCGTCGACCGGGCCGGCGAGCCGCTGGCCGGCCCGGACGGCCAGCCACTGGTCGGCGGCCCGCAGTGCACGCCCGAGGTGATCGCGCCGGGCATCGCCGACACGCTCACCCACGCCCTCCGCAAGGACGTCGAGCCCGGTTTCCCCGGGCAGACCGGTCGCCGGGCGTACGTCCCCGGCCACCAGATCGCCGGTAAGACGGGCACCAGCCAGGGCAACTACTCGGTCACCTTCGTCGGCTACACGCCGCAGTTGGCGGCCAGCGTCATGGTCTACGACCCGGTCCGCAACCAGGACGTCGGCGGGTTCGGTGGCGGCAAGGCGGCCACCATCTGGCACGACGCGATGGCGCCGGTGCTCACCAGCCGGCCGGTCGCGGCCTTCCCGCCGCCGGACCCCCAGTACCTGCGCAGCGAGCGCGCCACCGTGCCGGGCGGGTGCGTCGGCGCCTGGGCGGACTGGTGCCGTGGGCTGCTGGCCGAGCGTGGCTTCCAGGTCGTCCGCCAGGTGGTGGACGGCGCCCGGCCCGCCGGCCGGGTGGTCGGGCTGTCCCCGTCGGGTGGGCGATCCGTCCCGCCGGGTGGCCAGGTGACGATCCTGGTCAGCAACGGGGCCGACTACGCGCCCCCGCCGCCGGTGCGCCGGCCCGCGCCCCAGCCTGAGCCGGCACCGCAGCCGGCTCCCGAGCCGCGTCCGGAACCGACGCCGGAGCCCAGCCCGGTGCTGGCCCCGGAGCCCGCCCCTGCTCCCGAGCCCGCCCCGGAGCCGACGCCTGTGCCGGAGCCGACGCCGTCTCCCACGCCCGATCCGTCTCCCACGCCCGATCCGTCTCCCACGCCCGATCCAACTCCGGTGCCCGACCCGACTCCGGTGGCCGACCCGACGCCGACGCCGTCGCCCGAGCCGACCCCGGAGCCGACCCCCGAGCCGGGTCCTGCCCCGACTCCCGCGCCAGAACCCCAGCCCGACCCGGCGCCGGTACCTGAGCCAACCCCCGCCCCGGCCCCGGAGCCCGCCCCGGAGCCGGGGCCCGCGCCCGCGCCGCAGCCGACTCCGGACGCGGCGCCGGAGCCGGTCCCGGCTCCCTGA
- a CDS encoding PaaI family thioesterase — translation MTAAQELLTERVQGVLDVPLHAWLGLRLADPADPAAGLVLPVGPATLNNGGVLHGGLVAALLDVAAYVRLLPHLGPGENAVTHDATSSLLRAVQPGAELRLTGTLLRLGRSVAFLRAEASVDGELVAAGQVTKTVLRPR, via the coding sequence GTGACCGCTGCGCAGGAGCTGCTGACCGAACGGGTCCAGGGCGTGCTCGACGTCCCGTTGCACGCCTGGCTCGGCCTACGGCTGGCCGACCCGGCCGACCCGGCGGCCGGGCTGGTGCTGCCGGTCGGACCCGCGACGTTGAACAACGGCGGGGTGCTGCACGGTGGACTGGTCGCGGCCCTGCTGGACGTCGCGGCCTACGTCCGCCTGCTCCCCCACCTGGGCCCGGGAGAGAACGCGGTGACGCACGACGCGACCAGCTCGCTGCTGCGCGCGGTGCAGCCGGGCGCGGAGCTGCGGCTGACCGGCACGCTGCTGCGGCTGGGCCGATCGGTGGCGTTCCTGCGCGCCGAGGCGAGCGTCGACGGGGAGCTCGTCGCCGCCGGCCAGGTGACGAAGACGGTGCTGCGCCCCCGATGA
- a CDS encoding heme oxygenase (biliverdin-producing) produces the protein MTSTRTPPGFAARLKEATQADHTAAEGSGFVTALLAGELPRTAYADLLTQTHAVYAVLEEAAAAQAASPEVRPFLHPGLVRLPALEADLAFLSGPGWRREQVLLPATECYVARLREVAFDWPAGLVAHHYLRYLGDLSGGQIIRRLVSRTFGLDQDGVRFYVFDQIPKPKPFKDAYRAALDAAPWSAAEQDRVIAEVSLAFRLNADVFADLGARHGVTAPA, from the coding sequence ATGACCAGCACCCGCACCCCACCCGGGTTCGCCGCCCGGCTCAAGGAGGCGACCCAGGCCGACCACACCGCGGCGGAGGGCTCGGGGTTCGTCACCGCACTGCTCGCCGGGGAGCTCCCCCGCACCGCCTACGCCGACCTGCTCACCCAGACACATGCCGTGTACGCGGTGCTGGAGGAGGCCGCCGCAGCCCAGGCCGCGTCCCCGGAGGTGCGCCCGTTCCTGCACCCGGGGCTGGTCCGGCTGCCCGCGCTGGAGGCCGACCTGGCCTTCCTGTCCGGCCCGGGGTGGCGGCGCGAGCAGGTCCTCCTGCCGGCGACGGAGTGCTACGTGGCCCGGCTGCGGGAGGTCGCCTTCGACTGGCCGGCCGGGCTGGTGGCCCACCACTACCTGCGCTACCTCGGCGACCTGTCCGGCGGGCAGATCATCCGCCGGCTGGTCAGTCGCACCTTCGGCCTGGACCAGGACGGCGTGCGGTTCTACGTGTTCGACCAGATCCCCAAGCCCAAGCCGTTCAAGGACGCCTACCGGGCGGCGCTCGACGCCGCGCCCTGGAGTGCCGCGGAGCAGGACCGGGTGATCGCCGAGGTGTCGCTGGCCTTCCGGCTCAACGCCGACGTCTTCGCCGACCTGGGCGCGCGACACGGCGTGACCGCCCCGGCCTGA
- a CDS encoding MFS transporter, with amino-acid sequence MRSYLAVWRLPSAPVLLLAGFAGRLPSSMVPLALLLMVQEQTGSYAIAGGVSATYGIATAAMAPVLGRLADRRSPRQVLFAQSVGYPLLLALVAAAVLGRAPLPWVFAAAAAVGAATPLVSGTVRALWSRVDVRVRPTAYALDATATELVFVAGPTLVAALTFVAGPAVALGLAGVLGVLGALGIATSAPMRAWQPVVSASRRLLSTVTTPGMPRVLLSGTALMFGVGGLEVAVPAFADDAGSPGISGLLLAVWALGSAGGGLWFGARVVSASLPRQYRWCLLGVTIGLAPLAAISDPWVLGALLFLGGTAIAPTLTVQSSLVGSIAPASAVTEAFTWLSTVTFGASAIGAAVGGALIETSAGVAGALMMATGAAALAVAVTLVPGRRPDLPSAPQRAAVPA; translated from the coding sequence ATGCGTTCGTACCTCGCCGTGTGGCGGTTGCCGTCCGCCCCGGTGCTCCTGCTCGCCGGGTTCGCCGGGCGACTGCCCTCCTCCATGGTGCCGCTCGCACTGCTGCTCATGGTGCAGGAGCAGACCGGTTCGTACGCGATCGCCGGCGGCGTCTCGGCCACGTACGGCATCGCCACCGCGGCGATGGCCCCGGTGCTGGGCCGGCTGGCCGACCGGCGCAGCCCGCGCCAGGTGCTGTTCGCCCAGTCCGTGGGCTACCCGCTGCTGCTGGCGCTCGTGGCCGCCGCCGTCCTCGGTCGCGCGCCGCTGCCGTGGGTGTTCGCGGCCGCGGCCGCGGTCGGGGCCGCCACCCCGCTGGTCTCCGGCACGGTGCGGGCGCTCTGGTCGCGGGTCGACGTCCGCGTCCGCCCCACGGCCTACGCCCTGGACGCGACCGCCACCGAGCTGGTGTTCGTGGCCGGCCCCACCCTGGTCGCGGCGCTGACCTTCGTCGCCGGCCCCGCGGTCGCCCTCGGTCTGGCCGGTGTGCTCGGCGTCCTCGGCGCGCTAGGGATCGCCACGAGCGCACCGATGCGCGCCTGGCAGCCGGTGGTCAGCGCATCCCGACGGCTGCTGTCGACGGTGACCACGCCGGGCATGCCGCGGGTCCTGCTCAGCGGCACCGCACTGATGTTCGGCGTCGGCGGGCTGGAGGTCGCGGTTCCGGCGTTCGCCGACGACGCGGGGTCTCCCGGCATCTCCGGGCTGTTGCTGGCGGTGTGGGCCCTGGGCTCGGCCGGCGGTGGCCTCTGGTTCGGTGCCCGGGTGGTCAGCGCCTCCCTGCCCCGCCAGTACCGCTGGTGCCTGCTGGGCGTGACGATCGGCCTCGCGCCGCTCGCGGCCATCTCCGACCCGTGGGTGTTGGGCGCACTGCTCTTCCTCGGCGGGACGGCGATCGCCCCGACCCTCACCGTGCAGAGCTCCCTCGTGGGGTCGATCGCACCCGCGTCCGCGGTCACCGAGGCCTTCACCTGGCTGTCGACCGTGACCTTCGGCGCTTCGGCGATCGGTGCCGCGGTCGGCGGTGCGCTGATCGAGACCTCGGCCGGGGTGGCCGGCGCCCTCATGATGGCCACCGGTGCCGCTGCGCTGGCCGTGGCGGTCACGCTGGTGCCCGGACGCCGTCCTGACCTGCCCTCCGCGCCCCAGCGGGCCGCCGTCCCGGCCTGA
- a CDS encoding CGNR zinc finger domain-containing protein has product MNYDTYGSNAVELAIDLANADRDDPGWVRVFLDAHDEWFTDGTALELSSAEAGAVAQTSSLVRDVAEADSEPEVMARLNALLALASPRPYATDHDGELHLHYARPDAGVVEQLTTTVAMGLSQVVVQHGWQRLGVCSAEGCGHVYVDTSRNASRRYCSNTCASRSTVAAYRARQRT; this is encoded by the coding sequence ATGAACTACGACACCTACGGGTCGAACGCTGTCGAACTGGCCATCGACCTGGCCAACGCCGACCGCGACGACCCGGGCTGGGTGCGGGTGTTCCTCGACGCCCACGACGAGTGGTTCACCGACGGGACGGCGCTGGAGCTGAGCTCCGCCGAGGCCGGCGCGGTGGCGCAGACGTCGTCCCTGGTGCGTGACGTCGCCGAGGCCGACAGCGAGCCGGAGGTGATGGCGCGACTGAACGCGCTGCTGGCGCTGGCCTCCCCGAGGCCCTACGCCACCGACCACGACGGCGAGCTGCACCTGCACTACGCCCGCCCCGACGCAGGCGTGGTGGAGCAGCTGACGACGACGGTGGCGATGGGGCTGTCCCAGGTCGTGGTGCAGCACGGCTGGCAGCGTCTGGGCGTCTGCTCGGCGGAGGGCTGCGGGCACGTCTACGTCGACACCTCGCGCAACGCCAGCCGGCGGTACTGCTCGAACACCTGCGCGAGCCGCTCCACGGTGGCCGCGTACCGCGCTCGCCAGCGCACCTGA
- a CDS encoding phosphatase PAP2 family protein, whose translation MLHPRHWDALLFARVGRLPATPADRWLRRLSTTADHGKLWALIGAVFALRPGRPRRAAARGLGSMAVTSALVNAVVKRLFRRVRPDLVTASTERALRRAPHTSSFPSGHSASAAAFATGVALESPAAGALIAPLALGVGYSRVHVGVHYPGDVLAGMALGCGVALASRHWRPLIGDRAQ comes from the coding sequence GTGCTCCACCCCCGTCACTGGGACGCGCTGCTGTTCGCACGCGTCGGCCGACTGCCCGCGACGCCGGCCGACCGGTGGCTGCGCCGACTGTCGACCACCGCCGACCACGGCAAGCTCTGGGCGCTGATCGGCGCTGTATTCGCCCTGCGACCCGGCCGGCCCCGCCGGGCCGCCGCACGCGGACTGGGGTCGATGGCCGTGACGAGCGCGCTCGTCAACGCCGTCGTCAAGCGGCTGTTCCGCCGGGTGCGGCCGGACCTGGTGACCGCGTCGACCGAACGAGCACTGCGCCGGGCACCGCACACGTCGTCCTTCCCGAGCGGCCACTCGGCGTCCGCGGCGGCGTTCGCGACGGGCGTCGCGCTGGAGAGCCCGGCGGCCGGGGCGTTGATCGCTCCGCTGGCGCTGGGCGTGGGCTACTCACGGGTGCACGTGGGCGTGCACTACCCGGGGGACGTGCTGGCCGGGATGGCGCTCGGCTGCGGCGTCGCCCTGGCCAGCCGGCACTGGCGCCCCCTCATCGGGGACAGAGCCCAGTAG